In Humulus lupulus chromosome 6, drHumLupu1.1, whole genome shotgun sequence, a single genomic region encodes these proteins:
- the LOC133784688 gene encoding disease resistance protein RPV1-like — MAPKNKYDVFICFRGEDTRCNFTSHLHKALSNNSLQVYMDERLERGDEISSALLKAIEDSKLSVIVFSENYASSRWCLDELVHILRCKERDEQIVVPIFYHVSPCDVRKQLGHFGVVFGELEKWFKNNSDRLTQWRTALTSAANLSGWDAPTTRCESELIEKIVKDILKKLNFIMSPSNSDDLNGLVGIKRRVEYLESLLLLDANKIVGIWGMGGIGKTTLASVLFNRFCGGFEGQCFLENVREEWQKHNMLKLRKKLYAELLKEKGQDVVNIFAKERLCRIKVLIVLDDLDDVEQFEYLVGDRDWLSHGSRVIITTRDKQMLKNIGVDWIYMAEQLDEDEALQLFTSNAFKRDVPPSSYMELSKAVMNYASGIPLALKVLGSHLYSKSKEEWNSALKKLKVYPNKKIQNTLRISYDGLDDKEKDVFLDIACFFKGKFIKFVARLLDDDCMFADVVRVLVDKSIIIVTPYEKLWMHDLIQEMGLEIVRQDCMKEPGRRSRLWTSDDICHVLQNNTGSSKVEGIFLNLCEIRGKNMMKLKSTVFRKMYNLRLLEISRDFEQMEMCKLQLPQGLDTLPNSLRYLNWLDYPLKSLPSTFMPQHLVELNMPFSQLEKLGEELQFPRVIDYSVSMFGCSNLKVLSHISGNIKYICLHSTAVEELHPSIWSLQNLSILDLSYCKSLKNLPKIMIQLKSLDHLDLEGCLSIDSFPELPKDLRFLKLTLTKIKQVSVSSFECLPYLEELHLNNCTRLESLPTSICKLKSLVVLNLSGCTELKSFPEIFEPMECLKDLSLDGTGIIKLHSSIEKLIGLHWLFLRDCKNLEFVPNNIFNMSGLEWLSLSKCSKLESLPTVSSVGFHFKIEIDLTHNSLLKLFDWIYGLSSIPMLDSCGSMSDMRPVSIEPLSNMIFFMLDKGDTEKAVDVPSFTDCFISCRCKPSTYVIEKKLVCSQTFFVAAQDGTLRSTISWCLSSCFSS; from the exons TTGTCCAATAACAGTTTACAAGTTTACATGGATGAGAGGCTTGAGAGAGGTGATGAGATTTCATCTGCTCTTTTGAAAGCAATTGAAGACTCAAAACTTTCTGTCATAGTTTTCTCGGAAAATTATGCATCTTCGAGGTGGTGTTTGGATGAACTGGTTCATATTCTGAGGTGTAAAGAAAGAGATGAACAGATTGTTGTACCAATATTTTATCATGTGAGTCCATGTGATGTCAGAAAACAATTAGGGCATTTTGGAGTTGTATTTGGTGAGCTTGAAAAGTGGTTTAAGAACAACTCTGATAGGTTGACTCAATGGAGGACTGCCTTAACATCTGCTGCTAATCTCTCTGGCTGGGATGCACCCACTACCAG GTGCGAGTCTGAATTAATTGAGAAAATTGTCAAAGACATTTTGAAGAAATTGAATTTTATTATGTCACCAAGTAATAGTGATGATTTGAATGGTCTTGTTGGAATAAAGAGGCGTGTTGAATATCTTGAATCATTGTTATTATTAGATGCTAATAAAATCGTAGGCATTTGGGGCATGGGTGGTATAGGTAAGACCACTTTAGCAAGTGTCTTGTTTAATCGATTCTGCGGCGGATTTGAAGGTCAGTGCTTTCTTGAAAATGTTAGGGAAGAATGGCAAAAGCATAATATGCTCAAGTTGAGGAAAAAACTCTATGCTGAGTTGTTGAAGGAGAAAGGTCAAGATGTGGTCAACATCTTTGCAAAGGAGAGACTTTGTCGTATAAAAGTTCTCATTGTTCTTGATGATCTAGATGATGTAGAACAGTTTGAGTATTTAGTTGGAGATCGTGATTGGTTAAGTCATGGAAGTAGAGTAATTATAACAACTAGAGATAAGCAAATGCTTAAGAATATTGGTGTTGATTGGATCTATATGGCAGAGCAACTAGATGAAGATGAGGCTCTTCAACTCTTTACTTCGAATGCATTCAAAAGAGATGTTCCACCATCGAGCTACATGGAGTTGTCAAAAGCAGTAATGAATTATGCCTCAGGCATTCCCTTGGCCCTAAAAGTGTTGGGATCTCATTTGTATTCGAAGAGCAAAGAAGAGTGGAACAGTGCACTGAAGAAGTTGAAAGTATATCCcaacaaaaaaattcaaaatacacTGAGAATAAGTTATGATGGACTAGACGACAAAGAAAAAGATGTATTTCTTGATATTGCATGCTTTTTCAAAGGAAAGTTTATAAAATTTGTGGCAAGATTATTGGACGATGATTGTATGTTTGCGGATGTGGTCAGAGTTCTTGTTGACAAATCTATCATAATCGTGACTCCCTATGAGAAGCTATGGATGCATGATTTGATACAGGAAATGGGATTGGAAATTGTTCGTCAAGATTGCATGAAAGAGCCTGGAAGGCGTAGTAGACTATGGACCAGTGATGATATATGTCATGTCTTACAAAATAATACT GGTAGCTCAAAAGTTGAAGGAATATTCCTTAACTTGTGTGAAATTAGAGGGAAGAACATGATGAAATTGAAGTCTACGGTGTTTAGAAAAATGTACAATCTAAGACTACTTGAAATATCTAGAGATTTTGAACAAATGGAGATGTGCAAACTGCAACTTCCTCAAGGTCTTGATACACTTCCTAATTCTCTTAGATATCTCAACTGGCTTGACTACCCTTTGAAGTCTTTACCATCAACTTTTATGCCACAACATCTTGTTGAGCTCAACATGCCCTTTAGCCAATTGGAGAAACTAGGGGAGGAATTACAA TTTCCTCGTGTCATTGACTACTCTGTTTCTATGTTTGGATGCTCTAATCTCAAAGTTCTTTCACATATCTCGGGGAATATTAAGTACATTTGTTTACATTCAACTGCAGTGGAAGAATTGCACCCTTCCATTTGGTCACTTCAAAATCTTTCTATATTGGATCTGAGTTACTGTAAATCCCTCAAGAATCTTCCAAAAATCATGATTCAGTTGAAATCCCTAGATCATTTAGATTTAGAGGGTTGTTTATCTATTGACAGTTTCCCTGAGCTTCCGAAAGACTTGAGGTTTTTAAAATTGACTTTGACAAAGATAAAACAAGTGTCTGTATCATCCTTTGAATGCCTCCCATATCTTGAGGAGTTACATTTAAATAACTGCACAAGGCTTGAATCCTTGCCAACCAGCATCTGTAAGTTGAAATCTCTTGTGGTTTTAAACCTGTCTGGTTGCACAGAACTAAAAAGTTTCCCAGAAATCTTTGAGCCAATGGAGtgtttgaaggatctctctttagATGGAACAGGGATTATCAAGTTGCATTCATCAATTGAGAAACTAATTGGGCTTCATTGGCTATTTTTAAGGGACTGCAAGAATCTTGAGTTTGTTCCAAACAACATTTTCAATATGAGTGGCCTTGAATGGCTAAGCCTTTCTAAATGTTCAAAACTAGAAAGTTTACCAACTGTGTCCTCAGTTGGTTTTCATTTTAAGATTGAAATAGATCTTACTCATAACAGCCTATTGAAATTATTTGATTGGATATACGGTTTATCTTCCATACCAATGCTAGATTCATGTGGATCAATGAGTGACATGAGACCTGTCAGTATTGAGCCACTTTCTAACATGATTTTCTTTATGTTAGACAAGGGTGATACAGAAAAAGCTGTTGATGTTCCCAGTTTCACTGATTGTTTCATCTCATGCCGATGCAAACCCTCAACCTATGTTATAGAGAAAAAGCTGGTATGTTCCCAGACATTTTTTGTGGCTGCTCAAGATGGGACCCTGAGGAGTACTATAAGTTGGTGTTTAAGTTCTTGCTTTTCGTCATGA